The DNA sequence gaattgggtacatactcatgtattgatcaaatgtaaaaccttatgcattgatgttcttgtatatagaaagaaaaaaaatgagaaaaacaaaagaaaaagaaaaaaaaagtaatatggaaaagaaaaaaatgtatatagaaaaaaaaaggaaaaaaaaaagagaaaagcaataaaggggacaaaatgccccaaagcaaagtgaagctcaataaagatcaatgcataagtgttgtgaaatgaaaagaaaatgcatgagtatgtgaaaaagtgaagaatgggtagttaggttagaacttaattgtataggatgtcataggttaggtgggaagtctaagcttatcaaagattcaaacttcaagctcacttgaccatatatgtatcctaccttgaccctagccccattacaaccaaagaaaagacctcatgatacttgtatgcatgcatgaaatatatgtcgattgttagaagaagaacaaatcttggaaagcatgattaggggagaattgagtgaatcaaccctaaacacttgagcgaatagagtgcaaatacatccggtgagggtttgatgctcaattacatgtttccaccaatgatcatctcctttcatgcaagtttgtaaaaatatttaatagctcaattcaattgtagtttggcatggttgttaataccttttgcccttgtgcttatatatgcttcttgggaattaatttattttgaccaagcaattgcattcgtgtagatagttgcatataggtagattgcatttagttagttttcattgaataaatgttgatccctttgctttctcttggcttaagcatgaggacatgcttggtttaagtgtggggaggttgacaaaccccattttgacggtttatcttgtattgaatttaggggattttatcaccttttacccacatttattcaatgaaatagcatggttttgtatattctcccttatttgtgcttagatgtgaaaacatgctttttaggtcttaaaatgaataaatttaattcaccttgattctattagatgccttgatatgtttgttaagtgatttcagatttagaaggcaaagattggatcaagggaatgaagaaagaagcatgaaaagttggagaactcatgaagaaatgaaagaaccggaaagctgtcaagccgacctctttgcacttaaacgaccataacttgagccacagaggtccaaatgctgcggtttcagttgggttagaaagctaacatccggggcttcgaaacgatataagatttgccatagttgctacacgtatggtggcgcgcacgcacaaagtacgcgcacgcgccgttgctgccacctagttcacttaaagcaacatgtggccagcgattttagaagccttgtgggcccaatccaactcatttctgatgctatttaagccaaggattgaaggggaatcaatatACTCTCATACTTTACAAGTTAGTTACCAATTAgtatagtttagttttagagttagtttctagagagagaagctctcacttctctctagaattaggattaggattaggattagttcttagatctagatttcattcatcttcttctacttctacctttcaattacttgttgttacattcatcttcttctattcttttgttgtaatttcctttatgttgttcttatattttgttgtagatctagtattgttctttctactttcttccaattcaataaaaggtaattcataataattgttcttctttgcttttccattgttaatctcttgcctttgtagttagatctctctttaattcttgtaatttatgttgtttacttttattgcactctatgtgtttgttgaaatgcctcttctagatatagtatagattttgttcctcttggcctaggtagagtaattagtgacacttgagttatctaattcctttgttgattgataattggagagattgctaattggtttgaagtgcactaaagctagtctttccttgggagttggctaggacttgtggctcaagtcaattcatccacttgactttcctttctttagtaagggttaactaagtggtagcaatgaacaattctcatcacaattgagaaggataactaggataggacttctaattctcatatctagccaagagctttgttagttgttagtttattttctttgccatttatatttcttgtccaaaaatcttaaaaaccccaattataactcacaaccaataacaagacacttcattacaattcctagggagaacgacccgaggtttgaatactttggtttataaattttaggggtttgtactagtgacaaacaactttttgtatgaaaggattattgcttggtttagaaactatactttacaacgagattttattagtgaaattctaaaccatcaaaaatccaatcgtcaatgccgccatcagttcttgcctataccacgaagactctaatctcacggaatggctggctcgtttgtcaggcgagcgctcggttgtcaggcgatcaaccatgcatcgtgtatcaggaatccaagagatattcacccaatctaaggtagaacggaggtggttgtcagtcacacgttcataggtgagaatgatgatgagtgtcacggatcatcacattcatcaagttgaagaacaagtgatatcttggaacaagaacaagcggaattgaatagaagaacaatagtaattgcattaatactcgaggtacagcagagctccacaccttaatctatggcgtgtagaaactccaccgttgaaaatacataagaacaaggtctaggcatggccgaatggccagcctcccaaagtgatcaaaagatctaaaaattaaaagattccaaagatcagaagatgataaatacaataataaaaggtcctacttataggaaactagtagcctagggtgtacagagataagtaaatgacataaaaatccacttctgggcccacttggtgtgtgcttgggctgagcaatgaagcattttcgtgtagagactcttcttggagttaaacgccagctttggtgccagtttgggcgtttaactcccattcttgtgccagttccggcgtttaacgctgggaattctgagggtgattttgaacgccggtttgggccatcaaatcttgggcaaagtatggactatcatatattgctggaaagcccaggatgtctactttccaacgccattgagagcgcgccaattgggcttctgtagctccagaaaatccactttgagtgcagggaggtcagaatccaacagcatctgcagtccttttcagtctctgaatcagatttttgctcaggtccctcaatttcagccagaaattacctgaaatcacagaaaaacacacaaactcatagtaaagtccagaaaagtgaattttaactaaaaactaataaaaatatactaaaaactaactaaaacatactaaaaacatactaaaaacaatgccaaaaagcgtacaaattatccgctcatcatcggCCTAAACCCGAAATGTGCCTCTGTCGCATTCAGCAGTACCTTGATACAGACGGTTGCATCAGCTCTAACCATTGGCAATATAAAGGCCGAGATCACATGATAATCAAGATTCTTGTGATCGCTCGAGATCGACGTGGATAGACAAGTATGAGCTATTGTACCATTTTACCTCTCAAATACCTCTATGCTGGCGGAGACTGATCCGAATCAACCAGGTACACCCATTGCCAAATTCCGTAAACTTAAAAAGGTACTTGCAATAATCGGACTCAACCACTTTGTACTGTACCCCGCATCGGATGCTATATGTCTTCACGCTTAACACGGCCTCCTCTTTATCTTGAAACTGCTGACCAACCTGAAACTCTGATAGACCTCCGGTACCCTGAGTATCTCTGGCACCAAATCCAATAAGTTTTCCAGGAACCTCCTCCTGTCTCATGGCATCCAAGTCTAAAGATGAAAAGTGCAGGGGGTACTGCTGAGTCCCTAAGCTGGACACTCCGTTAGCCCCAGCTGGATTACTTGCTGCTATGTCATCACCGCTATCATCTGCAATGATGTTTGGCTCCACATCTTCAGCGTCATCTTCATCCGGCAATGCATCGTCTATACCATCCGGTGCAACACGCTGTAATAAAACCAGCGCCCTATCAATAATACAAACTTTTCCGTCACCACTACGGTTGAGATCAACTGCGAAGGACGGAGAGGCAACCACCATTTCCTGAGGTGCAATCACAAGCACGGATGAAGATGCACCAACAGGTCTTGAATTAGAACAGGCTGCCGTTGCTGGAGTTTGGGTATTCTGGTTCGAACCACCTGAGCTAGAGACCACATCTACAAGCTTTGCCAACAGCTCAGGTGTCCTAACCTCGGGAAACTGCCGACGACAATGGAACAAAACCTCCAAATTCTCATCACTCCCTATGACAAATGAATTGTATTTAACATCATCTCGCAGAACTGAAATCGAAATGCGATAAAATAACTTCTCAACTCATTTCACGCCTTGCAACCCCAGTTTCTGTATTATAGAATTCAGAAAGTCAGCAAAGCTCGTTGTAGGTTTCAGAAAAATATTGAGAGGATCCTTATCAGTAAACTTTATACCAAAACATGTTTTTTTCTTAATCGACCCTCTATAGTGCACCAACACTAAaaaactctcctcactagccatTGTTTTCACTCTAATGGGAAGAATTCACGTTCACACCATATTTATACACGTCGGGGGCTTATAATTCAAAACagtcaatttcaaattttatatatataaatcgaAACAAATTCATTCGAATTATTAGGGATGTCCTTGCATGCATAATTCGAATCACCCTGATTGGAACTACCCTAAGACGACATGCATGCATAATTTGAATTGGCCAAATTCGAATTACAAGCATCACTACTAATTTGAATTGGCCTAATTCGAATTAGTGTTGGTTTGTCTAATTCAAATGGGGCTCATTTGAATTACATAAAAATGTGCTTTTGAGAAATCTAgataatatttttcaatttagtaGAATTGTGTAATTTAGTCCTCCATTTAGTTTAATTGTACATTTTGTtcaaaaattgataaaatttaaccaaaaaaatatactaCTTTTGGGCCATGTTTTCGGTTGGACTGGGTCTTGAATAATGTATGTGTTTTTTGTTAAATAGGAGAAAATGAGTTGCCATATCTTTGCGTGACATACCCAATTTTTTTAATGCTATcgtttcattttgtttttgggTCAGAGTTCTAGGCCATTGTTTTTTCCTTCCAGTTTTTTCCTAGTAGGAATATGTATCAAACAAACAACAATACTACAAATTAAGTATAGTTCagataacataattttttttaaaattaaaatttgtctAATTTATCTGACCAAAAACATTACCATtaaccaaaaacaaaaagagccaTTTATTGTTTTTGAGCTGAGTTCTGAATAAGGGCATTGAAGCCTTGTACACCTTTATTTTGGGCTGAATATAGGGGGATCATAGCACCTCCAACGCATGAATTCTTCaagattttatttctttttttttatacaatGCAGTTCTAACCGTTGGAGAGAAGAGAAGTAGCGCTTCTGCTATGAGGAGATGGAATTTCCCTTTAGAgacttataattaattaaataattaataatttatattaattatttaaattataattaatataaaaaattatattaataaatttgtgtacaataaatttaattattacacattacaaaataatttctagatgttttattatattaaataattttacgAATTAATTTAATCTCAAATAATATATTAGgtattattatatatgaattttttaaatattaatattttttaataataaattatttttaaatttataaatttaaattatattattgtaAAAGAATACTaactatattaattttaattattttaattaattaattaaattagactataataacaattaaaattagttctttttaattaaaaaatattttaaatttttatttattatttataatataaaaattaatataaaattattttttataataaataagttataaataaaaattaggatAAATTTTTTACTGGAGATAATCTCAAAAGCCCAGATAGACCTGGTTCATCATAGCTGAGCAAAGCTGCACCTAGTCTTATAGTATGATAGAGTATTTGGAGGAGGAGCCTTTTAATGCATGGGTACCTGTTTTTCAGAGGATAAAGTCATTTGGTATTGTTGCAGTACATTGTTTTTTGTTTCCTACTTTCCTACATATATCgggtttaatttattatatattttttttaaaaggattTGGATCATAATTGAAGTTGTCATAAAAGCAATGGCGGGGCTTGAAAATTAATATTGGGAAGGCCAAAAATTCTTTTAACACAATATATAAtgatagaaaaattaaataaaagtttgattaagaaattttttcataaataaatacattaaaaattcgattttttattttttaataaaaatattcttttttttaaatttttataaacatgacatttattaatcaaattcagttatttatatattataagataaattaaagaaaaatattaatgtaataaatttattttaaaaataaaaaatatatagcatatttcaatgttattttaaaaagaatttactcttaatttctaaaaaaaattataaaactaagaaaacaaaaatataaaaggcTATCATTAGAAAATTGATGCAAATAAAATTTGGATTCAAAAGCTCCATGAAAGAAAATTTAACTTTActtaattaactaaattaactACAATGaaactcatatatatatatatatatatatatatatatatatatatatatatatattttaatattttagggGTCATAGCCCTATTATCTATATGAAGATCTGCTTTTTTTGTGTAAATTCTGTATAAAAGATTTACGCATCAATAATTTTATTGTAGATATAATACATAATAGGATAGGCAAATTATTGGAATAAGTCAGTGGGAGCTCAAAATTACACAAATTAGTCAAATACAAAAATGGTTCATAAATTAACTAGAGAGACATATCTATATAATTTTGAATTAAGTTAATTCGAACTTCATCTCCATGTAATTCGGATCACCCTAATTCGAACTATACACACGCACACATCCACTAATTTGAATCAACCTAATTCGAATTACAAATTCAAATCAGGGTGATTTAAATTATACACATGTGCACAATGTAATTCGAATTGGTGAGATTCGAATTACTCATGAGTTAATTCTGGCcattcttttattaaaaaattaataatttattaaaaaaattaataatttaaaaatgtaaaaaatgtatattttatttcatgcattaaaaaaagctaacaaaatatttaattatgagacttctttaaaatattaatgagttatcaattcgaatttcatacaatactcttttgtccatttttaatagctcatgaatattttttaataatttttttataaatttatttaaattataccacaaaaaaatattttattctatacaaaataattttaaaaaatggcttaaaagatgttaggagtactataaaaatttgtaatgtcctaatgacttaggacattaaagaaatactctacatagtcaataataatttagaaattaaagaaaatatacttttatcatgtatttacctaaattattataatattacaaatttttatagtagtcataacatcttttaagccattttctTTAAATTGTTTTGCATAGAAAATGACTTAAAATGGTTTAAAATGCCCtttattctatgcaaaataattttaaaaaaatggcttaaaaaatgttaggagtactataaaaattggTAATATTCTAGTAATTTAGATAAATACATGATAAATAAATTTGGCTGAGAGAGGACGATATGCCCAAGTATGTGTTCAAATAAATTTAGGACTGCCAGTGATCAAGCATATCATTGTGGAAGGCGTAACTCATGTAGTGGAGTATGaaagtttaaatttaatttgtaacTCTTGTGCACGTTATGGTCACGATATGGCACAGTGCTTGGGTAGAGACTCTAGGGAAGGAAAGAGTGCTGATTCTGATGCCACCAAGCCACGGGACGGTACAAAGGCAGTGCCACATCCTGAGACCAAAATTCACAATTCAAATGAAGTAGAACCTGATGTGGTAGGTGGCGTTACTGGTGAGAATCCTGCACCGAGTTTGCAAAAGGATTTAGAGGCTAATAATTTGGAAGGAAATAATGTTGAGGAGGCTTGCATGCATGATGAACCAGGCTGGGAGCAAGTTGTGAGGAAAGGGAAAACCAAGCTGGGTCAGAAGCAATCTAACAAGGTCCAAAGAGGCACTCAATCCAGAACCGATTCGGGTAGAGTAATCAGGCCCACCATCCACTTCTCTCACACGAATGGATCCAGCTCTTATCGCGCTAGGGTCGGGTCACGAGTCAAGGTCAGACACAGCACTTCCCGTGTTGGTGAGACGTCGATCTCCTCAACCCGACACACCCCAGTGCCTTGCGGGTCCTCTCTCTGAAAACGACCAAGGCCGGAGTCCCTACAGAGCTCGCCAGTTGAGAAGAATGGAGGCACGGTGGTAGAAGCATCGTCATGTCTTCCTGCAACCGTGAAGGTGGATGTTACCATGGCGGTTCCATTGGAGAAGGAAGGTGCGTTACCGGCTGTTATTGCGTTGGTAGGCGGGAATAAGGAGATATTCCATGGAGATCCAGAAAACCCGAAGGTCACGGGAGTCACTTCTGCTGGGTAAGTCTCAGTTTGAGGTTGGTGATGCACTTTGATTTCtttgttttataattttatattttatattatggATAGTTTAAATATAATAGCTTGGAATATTAGGGGTGCTTCTAATAAGTTAGCCCATGTGAATTGTAAAGAGCTGGTTAGGAAATTTAAACCTGTATTTTTTATTGTGGTTGAAACTCATTGTCCTTTTCAACACTTGAAACTATTCTGGGAAAGACTTGGTTATCACCCTATTGGTATAGTGGAGGCGTCAGGACATAAGGGGGGTATCTGGTTCCTTTCTGCAATGCAGGGTGTTCACTGCAAATGGGTTGATGCTTTCGATCAGTGTGTTACAGTTGAGGTTCAGGTAAATAATGTGATTTGGAGGTGCAGTGGTATCTATGGTAGTCCTCAATTTAATACCAGAGTTCTGCTATGGGATTATCTTGTTACTCAGTCATTGTCTTTCTGCGGGCCATGGATTGTTCTTGGTAATTTTAATGAAGTACTATTCTCTCATGAATCTAAGGGATGCCTCTTCTCGAGTCGTCATGCAGATTGGCTTGCTGCATCTCTAGGGGACAGTAATCTGTTTGACTTGAAGACTATTGGAAGACAGTTTTCTTGGTACAGAAGGGTTAAAAATGGTGTTGAGGTGGCGAAAAAACTTGACTGGGTCTGTATCAATAGTGGCTGGCTATCTCTCTTTCCAGAGGCTTatgcaaaaattttaaataggcTTCAGTATGATAATTGTCCTATCCTAGTGCGCTGTGCAGGtcgtctgatgagcggataatttgtacgctttttggcattgtttttagtatgtttttagtatgttttagttagtttttattatatttttattagtttttagttaaaattcacttttctggactttactatgagtttgtgtgtttttctgtgatttcagatattttctggctgaaattgagggacttgagcaaaaatctgattcagaggctgaaaaggactgcagatgctgttggattctgacctccctacactcaaagtagattttctggagctacagaagcccaattggcgcgctctcaacggcgttggaaagtagacatcctgggctttccagcaatgtataattgttcatactttgcccaagtttTGATGGCCTAaatcggcgttccaaatcagctcaaaactgcccagcgttaaacgccggaactggcacaagaatgggagttaaacgcccaaactggcacaaaagctggcgtttaactccaagagaagtctctacacgaaaatgcttcaatgctcagcccaagcatacaccaagtgggcccggaagtgaatttttatgtcatttactcatttctgtaaaccctaggctacaagttctctacaaataggacattttgctattgtattttcatctttggatcattttcgatcttaggatcatccttggacgtctagttcttagatcatcttggttcttctggttccctctctggggccgaagccaatgatcacttttgttcttatgtattttcaacggtggagtttctacacaccatagattaaggtgtggagctctgctgtacctcgagtattaatgcaattactattgttctttaattcaattcagcttgttcttattccaagatattcattcgcactcaagaacttgatgaatgtgatgattatgtgacgctcatcattattctcacttatgaacgcgtgcctgacaatcactcccgttctacaagcaaacaaggcttgaatgtttatctcttggatttcctaatcagaatcttcgtggtataagctagaattgatggcggcattcaagagaatccggaaggtctaaaccttgtctgtggtattctgagtaggattcaatgattgaatgactgtgacgagcttcaaactcctgaaggctgggcgttagtgactgatgagcggataatttatacgctttttggcattgtttttaggtagtttttagtaagttcaagctacttttagggatgttttcattagtttttatgttacattcacatttctggactttactatgagtttgtgtgtttttctgtgatttcaggtaatttctggctgaaattgagggacttgagcaaaactctgaaaaaaggctgacaaaaggactgctgatgctattggaatctgacctccctgcaatcgaaatggattttctggagctacagaacttctattggcgcgctctcaacggcgttggaaagtagacatccagagctttccagcaatatataatagtccatacttcattcgaaaattgacgacgtaacttggcgttgaacgccaagtacatgctgctgtctggagttaaacgccagaaaaacgtcatgatccggagttgaacgcccaaaacacgtcataacttggagttcaactccaagaaaagcctcagctcgtggattgatcaagctcagcccaagcatacaccaagtgggccccggaagtggatttatgcatcaattacttacttatgtaaaccctaggagctagtttattataaatagaactttttactatcatattatcatcctggattgtattttgaatccggtgatcacgttttgagggctggccattcggccatgcctgaaccttttacttatgtattttcaacggtggagtttctgcacaccatagattaagggtgtggagctctgctgtacctcaagtttcaatacaattattattactttccattcaattctctttttttcttattccaagatatacgttgcacaacattttgatgaatgtgatgatccgtgacactcatcatcattctcacctatgaacgcgcgtgactgacaaccacttccgttctactctaggccggacgcatatctcttagattccccaacagaatctttgtggtataagctagatagatggcggcattcatggggatccggaaggtctaaccttgtctgtggtattccaagtaggatcctgggaatccggaaagtctaaccttgtctgtggtactccgagtaggattccggtattgaatgattgtgacaagcttcaaactcctgaaggctgggcgtgatgacaaacgcaaaagaatcaatggattctattccaacctgattgagaaccgacagatgattagccgtgctgtgacagagcatttggaccattttcactgagaggatgggatgtagctatcaaccaagggtgatgcctccagacgattagccgcgcagtgacagcgcataggaccattttccctagaggattaaaagtagccattgatgatggtgatgccctacatacagcttgccatggaaaggagtaagaagaattggatgaatgtaataagaaagtagagattcaagaggagcacagcatctccatacgcctatctgaaatttccactattgatttacataagtatttctatccctttttattttctatttactattaattttcgaactcatcataaaccaatttaatcttcctaactgagatttacaaggtgaccatagcttgcttcataccaacaatctctgtgggatcgacccttactcacgtaaggtattacttggatgacccagtacacttgctggttaagttgaacgaagttgtgaaccatggtattggcatcatgtttttggcgccattaccagggaaagaaaaagcaatgaattttacaaaatacaataacaaaggaatcacaatttcgtccaccagtgacagacgcaaaagaatcaatggattctattccaacctgattgagaaccgacagatgattagccatgccgtgacagggtgcgttgaatattttcactgagaggacgggattgtagccactgacaacggtgatgcccaacatacagcttgccatggaaaggagtaagaaggattggatgaagacagtagaaaagcagagagacggaagggac is a window from the Arachis stenosperma cultivar V10309 chromosome 3, arast.V10309.gnm1.PFL2, whole genome shotgun sequence genome containing:
- the LOC130966686 gene encoding uncharacterized protein LOC130966686, which produces MAILRDDVKYNSFVIGSDENLEVLFHCRRQFPEVRTPELLAKLVDVVSSSGGSNQNTQTPATAACSNSRPVGASSSVLVIAPQEMVVASPSFAVDLNRSGDGKVCIIDRALVLLQRVAPDGIDDALPDEDDAEDVEPNIIADDSGDDIAASNPAGANGVSSLGTQQYPLHFSSLDLDAMRQEEVPGKLIGFGARDTQGTGGLSEFQVGQQFQDKEEAVLSVKTYSIRCGVQYKVVESDYCKYLFKFTEFGNGCTWLIRISLRQHRGI